The Micromonospora sp. M71_S20 genome has a window encoding:
- a CDS encoding TetR/AcrR family transcriptional regulator, translated as MSDMTSTADAPRPPGRPRSVRADEAIVEAALDLLADGSTIEAISIEAIAARAGVGKATIYRRWSGKDALLRDALRTLKGTPPEPAGHSVRDDLILLVGAVGHHIDPRAARIMPCLVPEVNRSPEQYQLYQNIIEPRREMMREVLRRGMRSGELRADLDVEVVMAMLTGPMLVQRVMRWHPDLDETTLPQRIVDGVLDGIRAR; from the coding sequence ATGTCCGACATGACTTCCACCGCCGACGCTCCTCGGCCGCCCGGGCGGCCGAGGAGCGTCCGCGCGGACGAGGCGATCGTCGAGGCCGCCCTCGACCTGCTCGCCGACGGCAGCACCATCGAGGCGATCTCGATCGAGGCGATCGCCGCCCGCGCCGGCGTCGGCAAGGCCACCATCTACCGCCGCTGGTCCGGCAAGGACGCGCTGCTGCGCGACGCCCTGCGTACGCTCAAGGGGACCCCGCCCGAGCCCGCCGGCCACTCGGTCCGCGACGACCTGATCCTGCTGGTCGGCGCGGTCGGTCACCACATCGACCCGCGGGCGGCGCGGATCATGCCCTGCCTGGTGCCGGAGGTCAACCGCAGCCCCGAGCAGTACCAGCTCTACCAGAACATCATCGAGCCCCGGCGGGAGATGATGCGCGAGGTGCTGCGGCGCGGGATGCGCTCCGGCGAGCTGCGCGCGGATCTCGACGTCGAGGTGGTCATGGCGATGCTGACCGGCCCGATGCTGGTGCAGCGCGTCATGCGCTGGCACCCCGACCTCGACGAGACGACGCTGCCGCAGCGCATCGTCGACGGCGTCCTGGACGGCATCCGCGCCCGCTGA
- a CDS encoding helix-turn-helix domain-containing protein translates to MSVMSSPVEFLELLAREAAAVEFEGPLVAARAAGLPPARLAELEQAKTVALRVRALLERRRRREVELSGLYDTVSDLAGLRDLDDVLRAIVHRARNLLGADVAYMTLDDEERGDTYMRVTDGSVSARFQQLRLPMGAGLGGLVAQSGAPYVTANYPEDDRFHHTGEIDAGVGEEGLVAILGVPLRLGSTSIGVLYAANRSARPFVREEVALLVSLAAHAAVAIDTARLLAETRAALEELSFANTTIRAHSSSVERAAAAHDRMTALVLRGGGVEDVAAAVTDVLGGALLALDAEGRLLARVGEIEEPDRADMVEAVAASRTEGRSVRRGRLWYAAVVAGAENMGALVLRPDDELVDADQRILERASLVTALLLLFRRTVAEAEGRVRGELLDDLIARPLRDTDALRSRARRLGVDLDAPHVLVAVGDDAIAATGSARQRVLSWATTYASTRGGLAAARDGRVVLMLPGRDAGGSARAVARDLSRVTGRPVTAGSSGPSTGPASLAATFAEAERCLTALGALGRSGQGASTAELGFVGLLLGAVGDGGDKDVNRFLTATVGPVVDYDARRGTALVKTLEAYFGVGGSLARAAEQLHVHVNTVTQRLERVGQLLGADWQKPERALEVQLALRLHRLRTPAA, encoded by the coding sequence ATGTCGGTCATGTCGTCACCGGTGGAGTTCCTGGAGCTGCTCGCCCGCGAGGCCGCCGCGGTGGAGTTCGAGGGGCCGCTCGTCGCCGCGCGCGCCGCCGGGCTGCCGCCCGCGCGGCTCGCCGAGCTGGAGCAGGCCAAGACGGTGGCGCTGCGGGTGCGCGCGCTGCTGGAACGCCGCCGCCGCCGGGAGGTCGAGCTCTCCGGGCTGTACGACACGGTGAGCGACCTGGCCGGGCTGCGCGACCTGGACGACGTGCTGCGCGCGATCGTGCACCGGGCACGCAACCTGCTCGGCGCGGACGTGGCCTACATGACCCTCGACGACGAGGAGCGCGGCGACACGTACATGCGGGTCACCGACGGTTCGGTCTCCGCCCGCTTCCAGCAGCTGCGGCTGCCGATGGGCGCCGGCCTCGGCGGCCTGGTGGCCCAGTCTGGCGCCCCGTACGTCACCGCGAACTACCCGGAGGACGACCGCTTCCACCACACCGGCGAGATCGACGCCGGCGTGGGCGAGGAGGGCCTGGTGGCCATCCTCGGGGTGCCGCTGCGGCTCGGCTCGACCTCGATCGGGGTGCTCTACGCGGCCAACCGCTCGGCCCGGCCGTTCGTGCGGGAGGAGGTGGCGCTGCTGGTCTCCCTCGCCGCGCACGCGGCGGTGGCGATCGACACCGCGCGGCTGCTCGCCGAGACGCGGGCCGCGCTGGAGGAGCTGTCGTTCGCGAACACCACCATCCGGGCGCACAGCAGCTCCGTGGAGCGGGCCGCGGCGGCACACGACCGGATGACGGCGCTGGTGCTGCGCGGCGGCGGCGTGGAGGACGTCGCCGCGGCGGTCACCGACGTGCTCGGCGGCGCGCTGCTCGCGCTCGACGCGGAGGGCCGGCTGCTGGCCCGGGTCGGCGAGATCGAGGAGCCCGACCGGGCGGACATGGTGGAGGCGGTGGCCGCGTCGCGCACGGAGGGCCGCAGCGTGCGCCGGGGCCGGCTCTGGTACGCCGCCGTGGTGGCCGGGGCGGAGAACATGGGCGCGCTGGTGCTGCGCCCCGACGACGAGCTGGTCGACGCCGACCAGCGGATCCTGGAGCGGGCGTCGCTGGTGACGGCGCTGCTGCTGCTGTTCCGGCGTACCGTCGCCGAGGCGGAGGGGCGGGTCCGGGGCGAGCTGCTCGACGACCTGATCGCCCGGCCGCTGCGGGACACCGACGCGCTGCGCAGCCGGGCCCGCCGGCTCGGCGTGGACCTGGACGCCCCGCACGTGCTCGTGGCGGTCGGCGACGACGCCATCGCCGCCACCGGCTCGGCCCGACAGCGGGTGCTCTCCTGGGCCACCACGTACGCCTCGACCCGGGGCGGTCTGGCGGCGGCCCGCGACGGTCGGGTGGTGCTGATGCTGCCGGGCCGGGACGCGGGCGGCAGCGCCCGGGCGGTGGCCCGGGACCTTTCGCGGGTGACCGGCCGGCCGGTGACCGCCGGGTCGAGCGGCCCGTCGACGGGGCCGGCGTCGCTGGCCGCGACGTTCGCCGAGGCGGAGCGGTGCCTGACCGCGCTGGGTGCGCTGGGCCGCTCGGGGCAGGGGGCGAGCACGGCCGAGCTGGGCTTCGTGGGGCTGCTGCTGGGCGCCGTCGGCGACGGGGGCGACAAGGACGTGAACCGGTTCCTGACCGCCACCGTCGGGCCGGTCGTCGACTACGACGCCCGGCGGGGCACCGCGCTGGTCAAGACCCTGGAGGCGTACTTCGGGGTGGGCGGCAGCCTGGCCCGGGCCGCCGAGCAGCTGCACGTGCACGTCAACACGGTCACCCAGCGGCTGGAACGGGTCGGGCAGCTGCTCGGCGCCGACTGGCAGAAGCCGGAGCGGGCGCTGGAGGTGCAGCTGGCCCTGCGCCTGCACCGCCTGCGTACGCCGGCCGCCTGA